GAAGGCAGGATTGTCATCAAGGACCGTATCGCGGACGCCATGTTTCAGCAGCTTCTGCTTCGGCCCGAGGAATACGGGGTGATCGCCACCCCCAACCTGAACGGCGATTACCTCTCCGATGCCGCGGCAGCGCAGGTAGGCGGCTTGGGCATGGCCCCCGGGGCCAACATCGGGGATGGATGCGCCCTGTTCGAGGCCACCCACGGGAGCGCCCCCAAGTATGCGGGTATGGATAAGGTCAATCCCGGCTCCCTGATCCTCTCAGGCGCGGAGATGCTTCGTTTCATGGGCTGGGGAGAGGCCGCGGACCTTGTGGTGCGGGCCATCACCCGCACGATTCAACAGGGCACGGTCACCTATGACCTGGCCAGGCAGATGGCGGACGCAAGGGAGGTGAAATGCTCCGAGTTCGGCGCGGCCATTGTGGAGAATATCAGAACGGCGAGCCCGTTATGATGGCGACGACCTGCATCGGTGAATCATGGTCATAGGGCCGTCGCGGGACCACGCGTTTTTGAATGTTACATATTTGGGTCGAGGACAACTTTCATCGGTGTTTCACCCGGGACTTTCCCTCCCACCAGTCTAATGGCCTCTTCAGCCTTTTCCAATGGAAGCCTGTGGCTGATCATTTGAACAAGAGGATATTTATCCCGGCCTGCCAATGCAATGGCAGCCTCGACCGCGGGAGAATCATGGGAAAAAACACCCCTCAGTTTCAATTCCTTCAAGACTACCCGGTCCAGCAGCAACGGGACTTCCGTGCTCGGACCGTACAGGCCGGGAAGAATGACCGTACCCCGCGTACCTGTGAGTGAAACGGCCAGGGAAGCGCCGGAGGGATGTCCGGTGACATCCATTGCCAGATCGGCCATGGCGCCATGGGTTTCATCTGAGATGATCTGCGCCGGGTCCTCCTTTTCCCCATTGATAAGAAAATCAGCCCCAAAGCGATGGGCCATTTCAAGCCGTTCCCTGTCTTTTGAAAGACCGACCACAAAGATGGGGCCGGCGCCGGATTCCTTTGCCACGACCACTGCGGCCAGACCCTGCTGGCCGGGCCCGACAATCACCACACGCTGGCCTATAGAAACGTTCCCGATTGTCCGCAGCCAGCGGACGGCGTTGCCCAGGACGGCACAGATCAGAACGCCTGTTTCCGGCGAGATGCCGCCAATTTTGTGGACCATGGCCCGTGGGTGAATGTACAGATAGTCGGCATATGCTCCAAATAAATGGGGCGGTTCCTTGCACGATATCATGGACCCGTAGGAATAATATTTCTCGCAGAGGGTGTAGGTCCCGGCCAGGCAGGCCTTGCATTCCCCGCATCCGAAGGCATATTCAATGATCACCCGGTCTCCTTCCCTGACGCCGTGCCGCTCTTGAGCCATGGCCCCCATTTTTTCCACACGACCGACAATTTCATGCCCCAGAATGATGGGAAAAGGTCTGGGTGCCCCCCGGGTTTTCCCATTGTAGATCCCGGGATCTGAACCGCAGACGCCGATAAGCTCCAGCTTCAGGATACCGTCCTCCTTGCCTATCTCGGGCAGAACAAATTCCTGTAATTCCAGTTTGCCCGGACCTGTGAGAACCATGGCTCTTGTTTTCTTCATCTGAGCACCTCATTTTCAAATATCGGATCTTTTGTTCTCAATAGGAGATTACCTCAACAAAGGCCGACACGCAAAGGGCATCTATGATTTCAAGCAGAGCATCTCTCTGGCTTCATCCGGGGATGCGGGCGCCCTGTCCAATGCCCTCAATACGGCGACCGTCTTTTCCACCAACTGGGCATTACTTTTGGCTGGTGTTCCAGGGGTCAGATAGAAATTGTCCTCGAAACCCACCCTCACATTCCCTCCGAGCAATGCGGATTGGGCAATCATGGGAAAGCTGGCCGGGCCCACACCGAACCCCCCCCAGATGGCGTCCGAAGGGAGCACTTCCCGCATCAGGAGCATGTTTTTTGAGGTCGCGGGCATTCCCCATGGGATTCCCAGACAGAGTTGAAAAACAGGCGGGCCCTCCACAAGACCCTTTGCGATCAGGCTCCGGGCGATTTCCACATGGCCCAGATCAAACACCTCCAACTCGGGTCGAACGCCTGCCTGTTTGATCCGTGCCGCCATCTCCTCGATATGGGGGAGGGGATTGGCAAAAACCCTGGCGCCAAAGTTCATGGATCCCACGTCCAATGAACAGAGCTCCGGCTTGAGCCTCACCACGTGCTCGGTCCGCTTTTGGGGGGTGCTCCAGGTGGTTTCGGGCGCCAGACCCATGGGTTCGGCATTGTCAGGGACAATGCGGGCCCCGGCGCCGGTAGTCAAATTGATCAGCATGTCGGAGGTTCCTCTGATACGCTGGACCGTCTCCTCATACAAGTCCAAGGACATGGACGGTTCGGCGGTTTCAGGATCTCTCACATGGATATGCACCACCGAAGCCCCGGCCGACCAGGCCTCCAGGGCGCTTTGTGCAATTTCCGCCGGTGTGACCGGGAGGGCAGGGTGCTTTGACTTGTCGCCGATAGACCCGGTGACCGCCAGGGTGATAACAGTTCTATTCTCGTTCATGTCCTCCGCCTCTCGGGCTCTCGGTCTTGGATTCCCGATATCGTGATTGTATCAAATGGGAGTTTCGTTGTTGGTCGGGTGTTTTCTGCCTTCCCTTTTTCGCACTTATCCAGAAATAAAGGGTAACAATAATAATAACAGCCATACTTGCCGTATTATAGAGCAGGCTCTTGGGGATGGTAAAGGGGATACAGACCAGGAGCACCAGCCTTTCATAGAACTTCAATTCCCGGAATACGTATCCGCACGCTCCCCCTGCCAAGGCCCATATGCCGAAGAAGGACATGAGCAATGCAGCCAGCGCTTTTAACGGCGCCCCAAAGACCAGCATGATTTCAGGCGTGTAAATGATATAAAAGGGAACGACAAACTTTGCGATTCCCACACGAAACCCCACCAACGACGTCTTGAAGGGATCGGTGCCCGCCACTCCTGCCGCAGCATAGGCGGCCAGGGCGACCGGCGGGGTGATGGTGGAGATGACGGCATAATAGAAGACAAACATGTGTGCCGCCAGGTCGGGCACGCCCATCCTGACGAGAACAGGAGCGACGATAATGGCTACAAGGAGGTAGGCGGCTGTTGTGGTGATCCCCATGCCGAGCAGTATGGATGCCATCATGGCCAGCAGCAGCAATACGGGAAGACTTCCGCCCGCTATTTCCACCAGGAGGTATGAAATCTTGAGCCCTAAACCGGTCAGGGTCAGTATCCCCACGACAATGCCGGAACAGGCACAGGCCGCGGCGATGGGCAGAACTGCTTTGGCCCCTTTCTCCATTGCCTCAAGGATGCGCTTGATGCCCATGCGGGTGTCCTTTTGAAAGGCGCTTACAAGGATCACGGATATGATGGCATAGAATCCTGCTTTCATGGCAGTATATCCCATGACAAGCATCGCCACCAGGACGACGATAGGGAGGACCAGATGGCCTTTTCTTTTGAGAACCGGCCATAGTTTGGGCAGTTCCTCCTTGGGCAACCCTTTAATGCCATATCTTTCAGACTCAAAGTGCACGATTACATACACCGACATAAAAGAGAGGACAGCCGGAACAAAGGCTGCAACACAGATGGTCAGATAAGGCTTTCCCACGATGCTGGCGATGATGAACGCTGCCGCACCCATGAGGGGGGGCATGATCTGCCCTCCGGTAGAGGCGGTACCCTCGATCCCGGCGGCCAGCAGCGCCGGAAACCCCATCTTCTTCATCAATGGGATGGTGACGGATCCGGTAGTTACGACATTCCCGACCGCGCTTCCTGAAACAGACCCCATGGCTGCACTGGCTACGACTGCAACCTTGGCAGGCCCTCCGGTTTTATCGCCGGCTACGGCCGTTGCCGCATCCATGAAAAAGTCCCCGACCCCCGAATTGACCAGGAAAGAGGCAAAAATCACGAAAATGGCAATGAATGTCGCCGATACCCCCAATGGTACCGTAAAAAGCCCTTCAGTGCTCAGATAGGTGTATGCAATGAATCGGTGAAGGTCCATGCCCGAATGGGAAATATAGGGGAGTTTGATATAAGAACCCAGAAAACCATAGGCAATGAATATGAGGGTAATGATAGGGAGTGCCCATCCCATGATCCTCCGGGTCATGTCCAGGACCAGGACGATCAAAATGAGTCCGAGGATGATGTCGATATCGGTGGCGGCGCCCGCCCTTTCGTAAAGGACATAATAGACGATAAAGGCGATATTCCCGCAGGCGAGCAGAGCACCGATGGACGAGAGAAAATTAATGACAGCGCCCCATTTCCTGGATAACCCCTTTTTGGTGACCGGGAAAAGATAGAAGGTCAGAATAAGGGCAAAGGCCAGATGGATGGATCGCTGCTGAAGGGCTGGAAATCGGCCAAAGCCCGAGGTGTAGAGCTGAAACAGGGCCATGAGAATTGCCAGGCCGGAAGCGAACAGCGCGGTTTTTTTCCCAAAGTCTTTATTATTGCTCATCTGAAAATATCCTGTTCAAGAATGTGGCCAGTCTGGATTGTCTGTTCACCGTGACCCGGATGAGATCGCCCCCTTGCGCCACATGGTAAAGGGGTGTCCACTTACCGTTCACAAACAAAAGGTGTCTCGAATCGTATCCGGCGTAGAAGGTGATTTCCTCCATGAGGCGATCGCTCCCAGAGATCCTTGTCGTTCCCGGCGCGATCACCTCGCTTTTTTCGGAGTGGAGATATCCTGCGTAAGGCGCCTGATAAATGGTTTCCGTAAACATGAGTTGATGCCTGTCGTTGACGACGAAGTGGTCGGCCACAGGGAGACGTTCTACAGAATTAATGAACACAATCCAGAGATTATCCCCGGGATGCGTTCCGACGCTCAGTACGGTGGTGTCGTTGCTCGCATCCCTGATGCATAAGACATATTGAGGATAGATGCATAAAGCGATGCCCGACACAAGGGCCAAGCTGAGAACTCCGAGGGCCAGGGGCCTTTTCTTGAATTTTTCCATGGCCAAAAGCAATACACTGAACCACGCCCGCGGACCGCACCTCAGGCAGGTGGTCCCCTTCACATGAGACAAACCGCGTGTTCGCCCGTCCCGGACCCGTAAGGGGGGACGGGCGAGGACCCGCGATTTCGCCTGTTATTTGATGAGGCCGATTTCCTTCCAGAATCTGGCCGCC
Above is a window of Deltaproteobacteria bacterium DNA encoding:
- a CDS encoding DUF1850 domain-containing protein, which encodes MSHVKGTTCLRCGPRAWFSVLLLAMEKFKKRPLALGVLSLALVSGIALCIYPQYVLCIRDASNDTTVLSVGTHPGDNLWIVFINSVERLPVADHFVVNDRHQLMFTETIYQAPYAGYLHSEKSEVIAPGTTRISGSDRLMEEITFYAGYDSRHLLFVNGKWTPLYHVAQGGDLIRVTVNRQSRLATFLNRIFSDEQ
- a CDS encoding 3-keto-5-aminohexanoate cleavage protein; this encodes MNENRTVITLAVTGSIGDKSKHPALPVTPAEIAQSALEAWSAGASVVHIHVRDPETAEPSMSLDLYEETVQRIRGTSDMLINLTTGAGARIVPDNAEPMGLAPETTWSTPQKRTEHVVRLKPELCSLDVGSMNFGARVFANPLPHIEEMAARIKQAGVRPELEVFDLGHVEIARSLIAKGLVEGPPVFQLCLGIPWGMPATSKNMLLMREVLPSDAIWGGFGVGPASFPMIAQSALLGGNVRVGFEDNFYLTPGTPAKSNAQLVEKTVAVLRALDRAPASPDEAREMLCLKS
- a CDS encoding TRAP transporter permease, with protein sequence MSNNKDFGKKTALFASGLAILMALFQLYTSGFGRFPALQQRSIHLAFALILTFYLFPVTKKGLSRKWGAVINFLSSIGALLACGNIAFIVYYVLYERAGAATDIDIILGLILIVLVLDMTRRIMGWALPIITLIFIAYGFLGSYIKLPYISHSGMDLHRFIAYTYLSTEGLFTVPLGVSATFIAIFVIFASFLVNSGVGDFFMDAATAVAGDKTGGPAKVAVVASAAMGSVSGSAVGNVVTTGSVTIPLMKKMGFPALLAAGIEGTASTGGQIMPPLMGAAAFIIASIVGKPYLTICVAAFVPAVLSFMSVYVIVHFESERYGIKGLPKEELPKLWPVLKRKGHLVLPIVVLVAMLVMGYTAMKAGFYAIISVILVSAFQKDTRMGIKRILEAMEKGAKAVLPIAAACACSGIVVGILTLTGLGLKISYLLVEIAGGSLPVLLLLAMMASILLGMGITTTAAYLLVAIIVAPVLVRMGVPDLAAHMFVFYYAVISTITPPVALAAYAAAGVAGTDPFKTSLVGFRVGIAKFVVPFYIIYTPEIMLVFGAPLKALAALLMSFFGIWALAGGACGYVFRELKFYERLVLLVCIPFTIPKSLLYNTASMAVIIIVTLYFWISAKKGRQKTPDQQRNSHLIQSRYRESKTESPRGGGHERE
- a CDS encoding alcohol dehydrogenase catalytic domain-containing protein; the protein is MKKTRAMVLTGPGKLELQEFVLPEIGKEDGILKLELIGVCGSDPGIYNGKTRGAPRPFPIILGHEIVGRVEKMGAMAQERHGVREGDRVIIEYAFGCGECKACLAGTYTLCEKYYSYGSMISCKEPPHLFGAYADYLYIHPRAMVHKIGGISPETGVLICAVLGNAVRWLRTIGNVSIGQRVVIVGPGQQGLAAVVVAKESGAGPIFVVGLSKDRERLEMAHRFGADFLINGEKEDPAQIISDETHGAMADLAMDVTGHPSGASLAVSLTGTRGTVILPGLYGPSTEVPLLLDRVVLKELKLRGVFSHDSPAVEAAIALAGRDKYPLVQMISHRLPLEKAEEAIRLVGGKVPGETPMKVVLDPNM